In the genome of Bradyrhizobium sp. CIAT3101, one region contains:
- a CDS encoding LLM class flavin-dependent oxidoreductase → MAQRQLKLGAFMRPISIHTGAWRYPGAWPDANFNFGHIKTLIQKLEAGKFDAFFMADHLAVLNMPVNALKRSHTVTSFEPFTLLSALSAVTERIGLIATGSTTFDEPYHVARRFASLDHLSGGRAGWNIVTTSNPDAALNFGLDDHMEHAERYKRAREFYDVVTGLWDSFADDAFIRDVESGLFFDPAKMHVLDHNGKYLKVRGPLNIARPVQGWPLIVQAGASEDGRQLAAETAEAVFTGGGSLADGQKLYADIKGRMEKVGRDPEHLKILPGAFVVVGDSVDEAKEKRALLDSRVHYDSAIASLSVILGTDASGFDPDGQLPDIPETNASKSGRQRMVDLAKRDKLTVRQLAQRVGGYGGLSFVGTAKTIADQMEEWLVGRGSDGFNIMFPFLPAGLDDFVDKVVPELQRRGIFRKEYEGATLRENLGLPRPKNRFFEA, encoded by the coding sequence ATGGCACAACGGCAACTCAAGCTTGGCGCGTTCATGCGCCCGATCAGCATCCATACCGGCGCCTGGCGCTATCCCGGGGCCTGGCCCGACGCCAATTTCAACTTCGGCCACATCAAGACGCTGATCCAGAAGCTCGAGGCCGGCAAGTTCGACGCCTTCTTCATGGCCGATCACCTCGCCGTGCTGAACATGCCGGTCAACGCGCTCAAGCGCAGCCACACCGTGACTTCGTTCGAGCCGTTCACGCTGCTCTCGGCGCTGTCCGCCGTCACCGAGCGCATCGGCCTGATCGCGACGGGATCGACCACGTTCGACGAGCCCTATCATGTCGCCCGCCGCTTCGCCTCGCTCGACCATCTCAGCGGCGGTCGCGCGGGCTGGAACATCGTCACCACCTCGAACCCGGATGCGGCGCTGAATTTCGGCCTCGACGACCATATGGAGCACGCCGAGCGCTACAAGCGCGCCCGCGAGTTCTACGACGTCGTTACGGGCCTGTGGGATTCCTTCGCCGATGACGCCTTCATCCGCGACGTCGAGAGCGGCTTGTTCTTCGATCCCGCGAAGATGCATGTGCTCGACCACAACGGCAAATATCTGAAAGTCCGCGGCCCCCTCAACATTGCCCGCCCCGTGCAGGGCTGGCCGCTGATCGTGCAGGCCGGCGCCTCCGAGGACGGCAGGCAGCTCGCCGCCGAGACCGCGGAAGCCGTCTTCACCGGCGGCGGCAGCCTCGCCGACGGACAAAAGCTCTATGCCGACATCAAGGGCCGCATGGAGAAGGTCGGCCGCGATCCCGAGCACCTGAAGATCCTGCCCGGCGCCTTCGTCGTGGTCGGCGACAGCGTCGATGAGGCCAAGGAGAAGCGAGCCCTGCTCGACAGCCGCGTGCATTACGACAGCGCCATCGCCTCGCTCTCGGTGATCCTCGGCACCGATGCCTCCGGCTTCGATCCGGACGGACAGCTGCCTGACATCCCCGAGACCAACGCCAGCAAGAGCGGCCGGCAGCGCATGGTCGACCTCGCCAAACGCGACAAGCTCACCGTGCGCCAGCTCGCCCAGCGCGTCGGCGGCTATGGCGGGCTGTCCTTCGTCGGCACCGCGAAAACCATCGCCGACCAGATGGAGGAATGGCTGGTCGGCCGCGGTTCGGACGGATTCAACATCATGTTCCCGTTCCTGCCGGCCGGGCTCGATGATTTCGTCGACAAGGTCGTCCCGGAGCTGCAGCGGCGCGGGATTTTCCGGAAAGAGTATGAAGGGGCCACTTTGAGGGAGAATCTGGGCCTTCCCCGGCCGAAAAACCGCTTCTTCGAGGCCTGA
- the topA gene encoding type I DNA topoisomerase, with protein MNIVIVESPAKAKTINKYLGSSYEVLASFGHVRDLPAKNGSVDPEANFKMIWEVDPKAASRLNDIAKSLKGADRLILATDPDREGEAISWHVLEVMKEKRALKDQKIERVVFNAITKQAVTDAMKHPREIDGALVDAYMARRALDYLVGFTLSPVLWRKLPGARSAGRVQSVALRLVCDRELEIEKFVPREYWSLIATLLTPRGDAFEARLVGADGKKIQRLDIGTGAEAEDFKKALELATYAVTSVDAKPARRNPQAPFTTSTLQQEASRKYGFAPAHTMRIAQRLYEGIDIGGETTGLITYMRTDGVQIAPEAITQARKVIGEDYGNAYVPDAPRQYQAKAKNAQEAHEAIRPTDMSRRPDSMSRKLDADQARLYELIWKRTIASQMESAELERTTVDITAKAGARTLELRATGQVVKFDGFLALYQEGRDDEEDEDSRRLPAMSQGEAIKRDSLSVTQHFTEPPPRFSEASLVKRMEELGIGRPSTYASILQVLKDRGYVKLEKKRLHGEDKGRVVVAFLESFFNRYVEYDFTANLEEQLDRISNNEISWQQVLKDFWTGFIGAVDEIKDLRVAQVLDVLDDMLGQHIYPPRADGGDIRQCPSCGNGRLNLKAGKFGAFVGCSNYPECRYTRQLAADSETTADRSLGQDPDTGRDVWVKAGRFGPYIQLGEQKDYEEGEKPKRAGIPKGTSPSDIELELALKLLSLPREIGKHPETGEPITAGLGRFGPFVKHEKTYASLEAGDEVFDIGLNRAVTLIAEKVAKGPSRRFGADPGKALGDHPTLGTVTVKSGRYGAYVTAGGVNATIPAEFEKDTVTIAQAIALIDERAAKGGGKTKAKKAAKPAKAKKAAAKAADGDDAAPKKKPAAKKAAKTKSDSTSKARAAVSSTAKTSAVKTSPTKASAAKAPAKKSAGTT; from the coding sequence ATGAATATCGTCATTGTGGAGTCGCCGGCGAAAGCCAAGACGATCAACAAGTATTTGGGCTCGTCCTATGAGGTTCTGGCCTCATTCGGGCATGTCCGCGACCTGCCGGCGAAGAACGGTTCCGTCGATCCCGAGGCCAATTTCAAGATGATCTGGGAGGTCGACCCCAAGGCGGCCTCCAGGCTCAACGATATCGCCAAGTCCCTGAAGGGTGCCGACCGCCTGATTCTGGCGACCGACCCTGATCGCGAGGGCGAAGCCATCTCCTGGCACGTGCTGGAGGTGATGAAAGAGAAGCGCGCGCTGAAGGATCAGAAGATCGAGCGCGTGGTGTTCAACGCTATCACCAAGCAGGCCGTCACGGACGCGATGAAGCATCCGCGCGAGATCGACGGTGCGCTGGTCGACGCCTATATGGCGCGCCGCGCACTCGACTATCTGGTCGGCTTCACCCTCTCCCCCGTGCTGTGGCGCAAGCTGCCGGGCGCCCGCTCGGCCGGCCGCGTGCAGTCGGTCGCGCTGCGGCTGGTCTGCGACCGCGAGCTCGAGATCGAGAAATTCGTCCCGCGCGAATATTGGTCGCTGATTGCAACGCTGCTGACGCCGCGCGGCGACGCCTTCGAGGCGCGTCTGGTCGGCGCCGACGGCAAGAAGATCCAGCGCCTCGACATCGGCACCGGCGCGGAAGCCGAAGACTTCAAGAAGGCCCTGGAACTCGCGACCTACGCGGTGACGTCAGTCGACGCAAAGCCCGCGCGCCGCAATCCGCAGGCGCCCTTCACCACCTCGACCTTGCAGCAGGAAGCCAGCCGCAAATACGGCTTTGCGCCCGCGCACACCATGCGCATCGCCCAGCGCCTGTATGAAGGCATCGACATCGGCGGCGAGACCACCGGACTCATTACTTATATGCGTACCGACGGCGTGCAGATCGCCCCCGAGGCGATCACCCAGGCGCGCAAGGTGATCGGCGAGGATTACGGCAACGCCTACGTGCCGGACGCGCCGCGCCAGTACCAGGCCAAGGCCAAGAACGCCCAGGAAGCGCACGAAGCGATCCGCCCGACCGACATGTCGCGCCGCCCCGACAGCATGAGCCGCAAGCTCGATGCCGACCAGGCGCGGCTCTATGAACTGATCTGGAAGCGCACCATCGCCAGCCAGATGGAATCGGCCGAGCTGGAGCGCACCACCGTCGACATCACGGCGAAGGCAGGTGCGCGCACGCTGGAGCTGCGCGCCACGGGCCAGGTCGTCAAGTTCGACGGTTTCCTCGCGCTCTACCAGGAAGGCCGTGACGACGAGGAGGACGAGGATTCCCGCCGTCTGCCCGCCATGAGCCAGGGCGAGGCGATCAAGCGGGACTCGCTCTCCGTCACCCAGCATTTCACCGAGCCGCCGCCGCGCTTCTCCGAAGCGTCGCTGGTCAAGCGCATGGAAGAGCTCGGCATCGGCCGGCCCTCCACCTATGCCTCGATCCTCCAGGTCCTGAAGGACCGCGGCTACGTCAAGCTGGAGAAGAAGCGCCTGCACGGCGAAGACAAGGGCCGCGTCGTCGTCGCGTTCCTCGAAAGCTTCTTCAACCGCTACGTCGAATACGATTTCACGGCCAATCTGGAGGAGCAGCTCGACCGCATCTCCAACAACGAGATCTCCTGGCAGCAGGTTCTGAAGGACTTCTGGACCGGCTTCATCGGCGCCGTCGACGAGATCAAGGATCTGCGCGTCGCCCAGGTGCTGGACGTGCTCGACGACATGCTGGGCCAGCACATCTATCCGCCGCGCGCCGACGGCGGCGACATCAGGCAGTGCCCGAGCTGCGGCAATGGCCGGCTGAACCTCAAGGCCGGCAAGTTCGGCGCCTTCGTCGGCTGCTCGAACTATCCGGAATGCCGCTACACCCGTCAGCTCGCCGCCGACAGCGAGACCACCGCGGACCGTTCGCTCGGCCAGGACCCCGATACGGGTCGCGATGTCTGGGTCAAGGCCGGCCGCTTTGGCCCCTACATCCAGCTCGGCGAGCAGAAGGATTATGAGGAAGGCGAGAAGCCGAAGCGCGCGGGCATCCCGAAGGGCACCTCCCCTTCCGACATCGAGCTCGAGCTTGCGCTGAAGCTGTTGTCGCTGCCGCGCGAGATCGGCAAGCATCCCGAGACCGGTGAGCCGATCACCGCGGGCCTCGGCCGCTTCGGGCCGTTCGTCAAGCACGAGAAGACCTATGCCAGCCTCGAGGCCGGCGACGAGGTCTTCGACATCGGCCTCAATCGCGCCGTGACGCTGATTGCCGAGAAGGTCGCCAAGGGGCCGAGCCGCCGCTTCGGCGCCGATCCCGGCAAGGCGCTCGGCGATCATCCGACGCTCGGCACCGTCACCGTGAAGAGCGGCCGCTACGGCGCCTATGTCACCGCCGGCGGCGTCAACGCGACCATCCCCGCAGAGTTCGAAAAGGACACGGTGACGATCGCACAGGCGATCGCGCTGATCGACGAGCGCGCGGCCAAGGGCGGCGGCAAGACCAAGGCGAAGAAGGCGGCCAAGCCGGCCAAGGCTAAGAAGGCCGCGGCGAAGGCCGCCGACGGCGACGACGCCGCGCCGAAGAAGAAACCGGCCGCGAAGAAGGCGGCCAAGACCAAATCCGATTCCACCAGCAAGGCACGCGCAGCCGTGTCGTCGACCGCCAAGACTTCAGCAGTCAAGACGTCGCCGACCAAGGCGTCCGCCGCCAAAGCTCCGGCCAAGAAGAGTGCCGGCACGACTTAA
- a CDS encoding DUF983 domain-containing protein, producing MVTMSTAPKIWTRETGLVEKRDVWAAMKRGFRSRCPRCGEGKLFRAFLKTADNCATCGLDFTPHRADDLPAYLVIVIVGHITVPAILWIETNYTTPGWLTFAAYLPFTFFASLGLLQPVKGAVVGLQWALRMHGFDENPPDGIPPV from the coding sequence ATGGTGACCATGAGCACAGCCCCGAAGATCTGGACGCGCGAGACCGGCCTCGTCGAGAAGCGCGATGTCTGGGCAGCGATGAAGCGCGGTTTTCGCAGCCGCTGCCCGCGCTGCGGTGAAGGCAAACTGTTCCGCGCCTTCCTGAAGACCGCGGACAACTGTGCGACATGCGGCCTCGACTTCACGCCGCATCGCGCCGACGACCTGCCCGCCTATCTCGTGATCGTCATCGTCGGCCACATCACCGTGCCTGCGATCCTCTGGATCGAGACCAATTACACGACGCCGGGCTGGCTGACCTTTGCGGCCTATCTGCCCTTCACCTTCTTCGCGTCCCTCGGGCTGTTGCAGCCGGTGAAGGGAGCTGTGGTCGGCTTGCAATGGGCTCTGCGCATGCACGGGTTTGACGAGAACCCGCCGGATGGTATTCCGCCTGTGTAA
- a CDS encoding NUDIX domain-containing protein, which yields MSDTAQTAEKAKVHEEKEADHHPYFRPRDAATLILVDRSGAVPKVLVGKRHDKVVFMPGKFVFPGGRVDKDDYRVPVAAPITTELEANLAKGSPKTPASRAKSLAIAAIREACEETGLCLGRKSEGKAKLEGPWKPFADAGLLPDPSSLFLIARAITPPGRVKRFDTRFFTADASAITHHVEGVIHADAELVELVWVELGSKPLADLHPMTRNVLNELDTRLATGPLRHDAPVPFFHFYGGKMQKDILG from the coding sequence ATGAGCGATACGGCGCAGACGGCCGAGAAGGCCAAGGTCCACGAGGAAAAGGAAGCCGACCACCATCCCTATTTCCGTCCCCGGGATGCGGCGACACTGATCCTGGTCGATCGCAGCGGCGCCGTTCCGAAGGTGCTGGTCGGCAAACGCCACGACAAGGTGGTGTTCATGCCGGGAAAATTCGTCTTCCCCGGCGGCCGCGTCGACAAGGACGATTATCGCGTGCCGGTTGCAGCCCCGATCACCACCGAGCTGGAGGCCAATCTCGCCAAGGGCAGCCCGAAGACGCCGGCCTCGCGCGCAAAATCGCTGGCGATCGCCGCGATCCGCGAGGCCTGCGAGGAAACCGGCCTCTGCCTCGGGCGCAAGTCCGAGGGCAAGGCGAAGCTCGAAGGCCCCTGGAAGCCGTTCGCGGACGCAGGCCTCTTGCCTGATCCGTCCAGCCTGTTCCTGATCGCGCGCGCGATCACGCCACCCGGCCGCGTCAAGCGCTTCGACACACGCTTCTTCACCGCGGATGCATCCGCGATCACCCATCACGTCGAGGGCGTGATCCATGCCGATGCGGAGCTGGTCGAACTGGTCTGGGTCGAGCTCGGCTCAAAGCCGCTCGCCGATCTGCATCCCATGACGCGGAATGTGCTCAACGAGCTCGACACCCGCCTTGCCACCGGCCCGCTGCGCCACGACGCACCGGTGCCGTTCTTCCATTTCTATGGCGGCAAGATGCAGAAGGATATTTTGGGCTGA
- the rpmG gene encoding 50S ribosomal protein L33: MAKAVTIKVKLVSSADTGFYYVAKKNSRTMTDKLVKKKYDPVARKHVEFKEAKIK; encoded by the coding sequence ATGGCCAAAGCGGTCACCATCAAGGTCAAGCTCGTGTCCTCGGCCGACACCGGCTTCTACTACGTCGCCAAGAAGAATTCGCGCACCATGACCGACAAGCTGGTCAAGAAGAAGTACGACCCGGTCGCGCGCAAGCACGTCGAATTCAAGGAAGCCAAGATCAAGTAA
- a CDS encoding flavodoxin family protein, producing MPLLAVVYFSISGTTEKLAHAVAHGADGLTEVALCRIAGDDIVSGRFQNGRLLETIDRADAVAFGSPTYMGGPSAQFKAFADASSDRWSEQRWADKIAGGFTTGACPSGDQLHTLTYFSILAAQHGMLWCGLDVPGGEDPGGRNRLGSQLGLATHLIDDALPQSDLSTAEYLGQRLAKMAGRNG from the coding sequence ATGCCCCTGCTCGCCGTCGTCTACTTCTCCATCTCCGGCACCACCGAGAAGCTGGCGCATGCAGTGGCGCACGGCGCGGACGGGCTGACGGAGGTCGCGCTGTGTCGGATCGCCGGCGACGACATCGTGTCGGGCCGCTTCCAGAATGGTCGATTGCTGGAGACGATCGACCGCGCCGACGCGGTCGCGTTTGGCAGCCCGACCTACATGGGCGGACCATCGGCGCAGTTCAAAGCCTTCGCGGACGCTTCAAGTGATCGATGGAGCGAGCAGCGATGGGCCGACAAGATCGCAGGCGGCTTCACGACGGGCGCATGTCCAAGCGGCGATCAACTGCACACGCTGACGTATTTTTCCATTCTGGCGGCCCAGCACGGCATGCTCTGGTGCGGGCTGGATGTCCCGGGCGGAGAGGATCCGGGCGGTCGCAATCGCCTCGGCAGCCAGCTCGGACTGGCGACGCATTTGATCGACGATGCCTTGCCGCAGAGCGATCTGAGCACGGCCGAATATCTCGGCCAGCGTTTGGCGAAGATGGCTGGGCGCAACGGCTAA
- a CDS encoding metallophosphoesterase → MTSAKNFIPALLPRSKGHQFLLYGDACSGVPGALHEKTFASVNAVVQRLRPQPDFILFPGDEIIGLTPDPDALRAQWRYWLDTEMAWFDRAAIPMWHTTGNHTTYDVMSEAMFRDVLDLPDNGPPGQTGLSYFVRRGDLLMVFVHTLWSGLGGEGHVELAWLEATLRDHRDARHKLVLGHHPVFPINGFTGTYQREIGHEYSRPFWNILVNENVLAYLCSHILAFDVQAHRGVLQICTAGAGTAHRMPEGVEYLHCIQAALDDEGLRYQVLDTDGVVRERLEWPLPDADPAGWRELQPGNVEAPFSGEVKSGRRIKLRLVGQSAAADVATAQTIFTAFEPSSIAPFWLGTRGPRQTLTAIVGRQPGRSPTYWFGPDLSPGEGFDIYVTMYPDMGPGGLLYRRHDSARWSSFTSATAQGLEQLSWPRHWAIGHGQGGREDRAFRGAALSVLIASDGN, encoded by the coding sequence ATGACCTCCGCCAAAAATTTCATTCCCGCGCTGCTGCCGCGCAGCAAGGGCCACCAGTTTCTGTTGTATGGCGATGCCTGTTCGGGCGTGCCTGGCGCCTTGCACGAAAAGACCTTCGCGTCGGTCAACGCAGTCGTACAGCGCCTGAGGCCGCAGCCTGACTTCATTCTCTTTCCGGGCGACGAGATCATCGGACTTACGCCTGATCCGGACGCCCTGCGTGCGCAGTGGCGATATTGGCTGGACACGGAAATGGCCTGGTTCGACCGTGCCGCCATTCCGATGTGGCACACCACCGGCAATCACACGACCTACGATGTGATGAGCGAGGCGATGTTTCGCGACGTGCTCGACCTGCCGGACAATGGGCCACCGGGGCAGACCGGTCTTTCGTACTTCGTGCGGCGCGGCGACCTCCTGATGGTGTTCGTCCACACGCTCTGGAGCGGCCTTGGCGGTGAGGGCCATGTCGAACTCGCGTGGCTCGAGGCCACGCTTCGAGACCATCGCGATGCCCGGCATAAGCTCGTTCTGGGCCATCATCCGGTGTTTCCCATCAATGGCTTTACCGGGACGTATCAGCGCGAGATCGGCCACGAATATTCCCGCCCGTTCTGGAACATCCTCGTGAACGAAAATGTGCTGGCCTATCTGTGCAGCCACATCCTCGCCTTCGACGTGCAGGCACATCGCGGCGTTCTCCAGATTTGTACTGCAGGCGCGGGAACGGCGCACAGGATGCCGGAAGGCGTGGAGTATCTGCACTGCATCCAGGCCGCGCTCGACGACGAAGGCCTGCGCTACCAGGTGCTCGATACCGACGGCGTCGTCAGGGAGAGGCTGGAATGGCCGCTGCCCGATGCTGATCCCGCCGGGTGGAGAGAGCTACAGCCCGGAAATGTCGAAGCGCCTTTCAGCGGAGAGGTGAAAAGCGGGCGCCGGATCAAGCTGAGGCTCGTGGGGCAAAGCGCTGCGGCTGATGTTGCAACGGCGCAGACGATCTTCACGGCCTTCGAACCCAGCTCGATCGCGCCGTTCTGGCTTGGCACGCGCGGACCGCGGCAAACCCTGACAGCCATCGTGGGTCGTCAGCCGGGGCGAAGCCCGACCTATTGGTTCGGACCGGATCTTTCGCCGGGCGAGGGCTTCGATATTTACGTCACGATGTACCCGGACATGGGTCCGGGCGGTCTGTTGTATCGCCGTCACGACTCCGCGCGCTGGTCGTCCTTCACCTCCGCGACGGCGCAGGGGCTGGAGCAGCTGTCATGGCCCCGGCATTGGGCGATCGGCCACGGACAAGGGGGCCGCGAAGATCGTGCCTTCAGAGGCGCTGCGCTGAGCGTCCTCATCGCGTCAGACGGGAATTGA
- the rnr gene encoding ribonuclease R, protein MKRKNDHGFPDRQAIVAFIKAHPGKVGTRDIAREFGLKNADRIELKRLLRELADDGTIKKKRHTVSEPDTLPATLVADITGRDADGELIASPAEWDEVESGEPPKILIILPRRPKPGTAAGVGDRALLRVEPTNESEGPAYRGHIIKVFDKTKSRILGVFRELPDGGGRLIPVDKKSADRELNIAAADTKGAQDGDLVSVDIVRTRSFGLASGRVKEKLGSVKSEKAISLIAIYAHDIPLQFSSAAEREAEAAEPANLRGREDWRDVPLVTIDPPDAKDHDDAVHAQPDPDPNNKGGFIVDVAIADVSFYVQPGTALDRAALDRGNSVYFPDRVVPMLPERISNNLCSLVPGEPRGALAVRMIIAPDGRKRSHSFHRILMRSAAKLSYAQAQAAIDGRPDDTTGPLLDPILKPLYAAYACVKRARDERDPLNLDLPERKILLKSDGTVDRVVIPERLDAHKLIEEFMILANVAAAEMLEKKSLPLIYRVHDEPTLEKVHALQEFLKTLDVPFAKGGALRPALFNRVLAQLEGHDHFPLVSEVVLRAQAQAEYSSENYGHFGLNLRRYAHFTSPIRRYADLVVHRALVRALGLGEGALPDSETAETLGEVAAHISLTERRAMKAERETVDRLIAHHLADRIGASFQGRVSGVTRAGLFVKLSETGADGLIPIRSLGTEYFNYDEGRHALVGTRSRTMYQLGDVVDVRLIEAAPVAGALRFELLSSDSATAPRDRRQAGPQRRPSLKAHPGRSPDRKRKPSKPKSGKPKKGKGKNKGKSKKGKAW, encoded by the coding sequence GTGAAACGCAAGAATGACCATGGCTTTCCCGACAGGCAAGCCATCGTCGCCTTCATCAAGGCACATCCAGGAAAGGTCGGGACCCGCGACATCGCGCGCGAGTTCGGCCTGAAGAACGCCGATCGCATCGAGCTCAAGCGCCTGCTGCGCGAGCTCGCCGACGACGGCACCATCAAGAAGAAACGCCACACGGTCTCGGAGCCGGACACTCTCCCGGCGACGCTGGTCGCCGACATCACCGGTCGCGACGCCGACGGCGAACTGATCGCCTCTCCTGCCGAATGGGACGAGGTCGAGAGCGGCGAGCCGCCGAAGATCCTCATCATCCTGCCGCGCCGGCCGAAGCCCGGCACCGCAGCCGGCGTCGGCGACCGCGCGCTGCTGCGGGTCGAGCCGACCAACGAGAGCGAAGGCCCGGCCTATCGCGGCCACATCATCAAGGTCTTCGACAAGACCAAGAGCCGCATCCTCGGCGTGTTCCGTGAGCTGCCCGACGGCGGCGGACGGCTGATCCCGGTCGACAAGAAGTCCGCCGACCGCGAGCTGAACATCGCCGCCGCCGACACCAAGGGCGCGCAGGACGGCGACCTCGTCAGCGTCGACATCGTCCGCACCCGCAGCTTTGGCCTCGCCTCAGGCCGGGTGAAAGAGAAGCTCGGCTCGGTCAAGTCCGAGAAGGCGATCAGCCTGATCGCGATCTACGCCCACGACATCCCGCTGCAATTCTCCTCCGCCGCCGAGCGCGAAGCGGAGGCCGCAGAGCCGGCGAACCTCAGGGGGCGCGAGGACTGGCGCGACGTCCCCCTCGTCACCATCGATCCGCCGGATGCGAAGGATCATGACGACGCGGTGCACGCGCAGCCGGATCCCGATCCGAACAACAAGGGTGGCTTCATCGTCGATGTCGCGATCGCCGATGTGAGCTTCTACGTCCAGCCGGGCACCGCGCTCGACCGCGCCGCGCTCGACCGCGGCAACTCGGTCTACTTCCCCGACCGCGTCGTGCCGATGCTGCCCGAGCGCATCTCCAACAATCTCTGCTCGCTGGTGCCGGGCGAGCCGCGCGGCGCGCTCGCGGTGCGGATGATCATTGCCCCGGACGGGCGCAAGCGTTCGCACTCGTTCCATCGCATCCTGATGCGCTCGGCCGCCAAGCTGAGCTACGCCCAGGCGCAGGCCGCGATCGACGGACGGCCGGATGACACCACCGGCCCTCTGCTCGATCCGATCCTGAAGCCGCTCTATGCAGCCTACGCCTGCGTCAAGCGCGCCCGCGACGAGCGCGATCCGCTCAATCTCGATCTGCCCGAGCGCAAGATCCTCCTCAAGAGCGACGGCACCGTCGATCGTGTCGTCATTCCTGAACGGCTCGATGCGCACAAGCTGATCGAGGAGTTCATGATCCTCGCCAACGTCGCGGCGGCCGAGATGCTGGAGAAGAAATCGCTCCCGCTGATCTACCGCGTGCATGACGAGCCGACGCTGGAGAAGGTCCATGCGCTCCAGGAATTTCTGAAGACGCTCGACGTCCCCTTCGCGAAGGGCGGCGCACTGCGCCCCGCGCTGTTCAATCGCGTGCTGGCCCAGCTCGAAGGCCACGACCACTTCCCGCTGGTCAGCGAAGTCGTGCTGCGCGCGCAAGCGCAGGCCGAATATTCGTCGGAGAATTACGGGCATTTCGGCCTGAACCTGCGCCGCTACGCGCATTTCACCTCGCCGATCCGCCGCTATGCCGACCTCGTCGTGCATCGCGCGCTGGTCCGCGCGCTTGGGCTTGGCGAAGGCGCCCTGCCCGACAGCGAGACGGCGGAAACCCTCGGCGAAGTCGCCGCCCATATTTCGCTGACCGAGCGGCGCGCGATGAAGGCCGAGCGCGAGACGGTCGACCGCCTGATCGCGCATCACCTCGCCGACCGCATCGGCGCCAGTTTCCAGGGCCGCGTCTCCGGCGTCACCCGCGCCGGTCTGTTCGTCAAGCTGAGCGAGACCGGTGCCGACGGCCTGATTCCGATCCGATCCCTCGGCACGGAATATTTCAACTATGACGAGGGCCGTCACGCGCTGGTTGGCACGCGCAGCCGCACCATGTACCAGCTCGGCGATGTCGTCGACGTCCGCCTGATCGAAGCGGCCCCCGTCGCGGGCGCGCTTCGTTTTGAGCTGCTGTCGTCGGATAGCGCAACTGCGCCGCGCGACCGCAGGCAGGCTGGCCCGCAACGCCGTCCCTCGCTCAAGGCGCACCCCGGACGCAGCCCGGACAGAAAACGCAAGCCGTCGAAGCCAAAATCCGGCAAGCCGAAGAAGGGCAAAGGCAAGAACAAGGGCAAGAGCAAGAAGGGCAAGGCATGGTGA
- a CDS encoding helix-turn-helix domain-containing protein — translation MVKRTSFEGDGCPVARSLEVIGDWWTLLIIREAMLGLRRFGEFQSKLGMAKNILSVRLRSMLDHGILAMTPASDGSAYQEYVLTPKGRGLFPILVALRQWSEEFDDSPEEIDTIMIDRAKGRPVKKLELHAEDGRLLSLADITLKPRPAPRRRSA, via the coding sequence ATGGTGAAACGAACGAGTTTTGAGGGCGACGGCTGCCCGGTCGCGCGGTCGCTGGAGGTGATCGGCGACTGGTGGACGCTCCTGATCATCCGCGAAGCGATGCTGGGCCTGCGCCGCTTCGGCGAGTTTCAGAGCAAGCTCGGCATGGCCAAGAACATCCTGTCGGTGCGGCTGCGATCCATGCTCGACCACGGCATCCTGGCGATGACCCCCGCCTCCGACGGCAGCGCCTATCAAGAGTACGTGCTGACGCCGAAGGGACGCGGCCTCTTCCCGATCCTGGTCGCGCTCCGGCAGTGGAGCGAGGAGTTCGACGACAGCCCTGAAGAGATCGACACCATCATGATTGATCGTGCCAAGGGCCGTCCGGTGAAGAAGCTCGAGCTGCACGCCGAGGATGGCCGGTTGCTCAGCCTGGCCGATATCACCTTGAAGCCGCGACCAGCACCGCGGCGACGGTCGGCGTAA